A genomic region of Manihot esculenta cultivar AM560-2 chromosome 15, M.esculenta_v8, whole genome shotgun sequence contains the following coding sequences:
- the LOC110602638 gene encoding putative F-box protein At3g16210 — MTVAAKYLPADLVSDILSRLPLKSLVRFRETEGSESKLYSFGGGHQEDSFRVAVAIDCPLIRGKPFEIKTGCCHGMLCLSIEDNILVLWNPSIGDCRTIPLPEEIGVCGGVCGLGFDPSIDDYKVVSFCEKQVFIFSMKTSLWRNLGELPYSLFYEGVPANGCLYWAASKSHTFADRIICLNLSDETFREVSPPPFDPSISRPIWFQEEDEFVVVAELNLLLWGDSVCVFRQYEQTLWVMKEEKEENGGVRVIWTKMMTIPKISNQESRFRIYYHLHPKCFTKSGKLVVSVMRKWFVMYDGQRYHDLHIEGLGDGHYQKAIVYTESLISPNSIRGMNDID, encoded by the exons ATGACGGTGGCAGCCAAATATCTTCCCGCTGATCTCGTCTCTGACATCCTCTCTAGGCTGCCGCTAAAATCTCTGGTCCGATTCAG AGAAACTGAAGGATCGGAATCTAAATTGTATTCTTTCGGTGGTGGGCATCAAGAAGATTCTTTCAGAGTTGCTGTGGCGATTGATTGTCCTCTGATCAGAGGAAAACCTTTCGAGATCAAAACTGGTTGCTGCCATGGCATGCTCTGTTTATCCATTGAAGATAACATCCTTGTTTTATGGAATCCATCTATTGGGGACTGTAGGACAATACCCCTCCCTGAGGAGATTGGCGTCTGCGGGGGAGTATGCGGGCTCGGTTTCGATCCGAGCATCGATGATTATAAAGTGGTGAGTTTCTGCGAAAaacaagtttttattttttcaatgaaAACGAGCTTATGGAGAAATCTTGGTGAGTTACCTTACTCTCTTTTCTATGAGGGGGTTCCTGCAAATGGATGTCTTTACTGGGCTGCTAGCAAGTCCCACACATTCGCAGATCGAATTATATGTCTGAATCTATCAGACGAAACATTTAGGGAggtttctcctcctccttttgATCCATCCATTTCTCGGCCTATTTGGTTTCAGGAAGAGGATGAATTTGTTGTAGTGGCTGAATTGAACTTACTTCTTTGGGGGGATTCGGTTTGTGTATTTCGCCAATATGAACAAACACTGTGGGTAATGaaggaggagaaggaagaaaATGGTGGGGTGAGAGTGATTTGGACAAAAATGATGACCATCCCCAAAATCTCAAATCAAGAATCTCGTTTTCGAATTTATTATCATTTGCATCCAAAATGCTTCACCAAGAGTGGTAAACTTGTAGTCTCTGTGATGCGCAAGTGGTTTGTGATGTATGACGGACAAAGATATCATGACCTTCATATTGAAGGCCTCGGAGATGGCCACTATCAGAAGGCTATTGTCTACACTGAAAGCCTAATTTCACCTAACAGCATTCGTGGGATGAATGATATAGACTGA